A genomic segment from Pseudomonas mendocina encodes:
- a CDS encoding protein-glutamate methylesterase/protein-glutamine glutaminase, whose translation MAVKVLVVDDSGFFRRRVSEILSADPSIQVVGTATNGREAIDQALALKPDVITMDYEMPMMDGITAVRNIMQRCPTPVLMFSSLTHEGARVTLDALDAGAVDFLPKNFEDISRNPEKVKQMLCEKVHSIARSNRRFSSAAVAPAPTVASPSVAPISRPAVSTRPAAPAPAPAAPARSGGGAAISSAPKRKAYKLVAIGTSTGGPVALQRVLTQLPANFPAPLVLIQHMPAAFTKAFAERLDKLCRIQVKEAEDGDILRPGLALLAPGGKQMMVDARGAVKILPGDERLNYKPCVDITFGSAAKSYGDKVLAVVLTGMGADGREGARLLKQGGSQVWAQDEASCVIYGMPMAVVKANLADAVYGLDDIGRHLTEACQ comes from the coding sequence ATGGCTGTTAAGGTTCTGGTGGTGGACGACTCCGGCTTCTTCCGCCGGCGTGTCTCGGAAATCCTGTCTGCTGACCCCAGCATTCAGGTCGTGGGCACGGCTACCAACGGGCGGGAAGCCATCGATCAGGCGTTGGCACTCAAGCCCGACGTGATCACCATGGATTACGAGATGCCGATGATGGACGGCATCACCGCAGTTCGAAACATCATGCAGCGCTGCCCGACGCCAGTACTGATGTTCTCCTCGCTGACTCATGAAGGCGCGCGGGTAACCCTCGATGCGCTGGACGCCGGCGCGGTGGATTTCCTGCCGAAGAACTTCGAAGACATTTCGCGCAACCCCGAGAAGGTCAAGCAGATGCTCTGCGAGAAGGTGCACAGCATCGCACGCAGCAACCGTCGTTTCAGTTCGGCTGCGGTAGCTCCGGCGCCGACTGTGGCCAGCCCGAGCGTGGCGCCGATTAGTCGCCCGGCCGTTTCGACGCGACCTGCGGCTCCCGCCCCCGCTCCCGCAGCTCCTGCACGTAGCGGTGGTGGGGCTGCGATTTCGTCTGCGCCCAAGCGCAAGGCTTACAAGCTGGTGGCCATCGGTACGTCCACAGGTGGCCCGGTGGCGTTGCAGCGCGTACTGACACAGCTGCCGGCCAATTTTCCGGCTCCGCTGGTACTGATCCAGCACATGCCGGCCGCCTTCACCAAGGCCTTCGCCGAGCGACTGGACAAGCTGTGCCGTATCCAGGTCAAGGAAGCCGAGGACGGCGATATCCTGCGCCCTGGCCTGGCGCTGCTGGCACCTGGCGGCAAGCAGATGATGGTCGATGCGCGCGGCGCGGTGAAAATCCTGCCGGGCGATGAACGCCTCAACTACAAGCCCTGTGTCGATATCACCTTCGGCTCTGCCGCCAAGTCCTATGGCGACAAGGTCCTGGCCGTGGTGCTGACCGGCATGGGCGCCGATGGTCGCGAAGGTGCGCGTCTGCTCAAGCAGGGCGGCAGCCAGGTATGGGCTCAGGATGAGGCCAGTTGCGTGATCTACGGCATGCCCATGGCGGTGGTCAAAGCCAATCTGGCTGATGCGGTCTACGGCCTGGACGATATCGGTCGACACCTGACCGAGGCCTGCCAGTGA
- a CDS encoding flagellar motor protein has product MDVLSLIGVILAFVAILGGNYLEGGNAGALLNGPAALIVIGGTLGAAFLQAPVQVFKRAMGILRWIFFPPRIDLIGGINRVVGWSMVARKEGLLGLESVADAEPDPYARKGLQLLVDGAEPESIRSILEVDLYTQEARDIQAAKVFESMGGYAPTIGIIGAVMGLIHVMGNLADPSMLGSGIAVAFVATIYGVGFANLLLLPAGNKLKSIALRQSRYREMLLEGILSIAEGENPRSIELKLQGFMD; this is encoded by the coding sequence ATGGATGTACTGAGCCTGATCGGCGTCATCCTGGCGTTCGTTGCCATTCTGGGCGGCAATTATCTGGAGGGCGGTAATGCCGGGGCGCTGCTCAACGGCCCGGCAGCGCTGATCGTCATTGGCGGAACGCTGGGGGCCGCGTTCCTGCAAGCCCCCGTGCAGGTGTTCAAGCGTGCCATGGGTATCCTGCGCTGGATCTTCTTTCCGCCGCGCATCGACCTGATCGGTGGCATCAACCGCGTGGTTGGCTGGAGCATGGTGGCACGCAAGGAGGGCCTGCTGGGCCTGGAGTCGGTGGCGGATGCCGAGCCGGATCCTTATGCGCGCAAAGGCTTGCAGTTGCTGGTCGATGGGGCCGAGCCCGAGTCCATTCGCAGCATTCTGGAGGTCGACCTCTACACCCAGGAAGCGCGTGATATACAGGCCGCCAAGGTATTCGAGAGCATGGGCGGCTACGCGCCGACCATCGGCATCATCGGTGCCGTGATGGGCCTGATCCACGTGATGGGCAACCTGGCCGATCCGAGCATGCTCGGCAGCGGTATTGCCGTGGCGTTCGTCGCCACCATCTACGGCGTCGGTTTTGCCAACCTGTTGCTGTTGCCGGCTGGTAACAAGCTCAAGTCCATCGCGCTGCGCCAGTCGCGTTACCGCGAGATGCTCCTCGAAGGCATCCTGTCCATCGCCGAGGGTGAGAACCCGCGCTCCATCGAACTGAAGCTGCAAGGCTTCATGGACTGA
- the motD gene encoding flagellar motor protein MotD — MARRRQHEEHENHERWLVSYADFITLLFAFFVVMYSISSINEGKYKILSESLTGVFNQPDRSIKPIPVGEERPRTSEPDNTSMDDPSSDSTLQSIASSVREAFGDLIQSDQLTVRGNEMWIEIELSSSLLFPSGDAIPNNQAFDIIEKVAKILAPYQNPVKVEGFTDNLPIQTAQYPTNWELSSARASSIVRMLAMDGVDPSRLAAVGYGEFQPVADNATAEGRGRNRRVVLVISRNLDTRRGAGSAATQQSDAGTQPAPVSASGVPQS, encoded by the coding sequence ATGGCACGCAGGCGGCAACATGAGGAGCACGAGAACCACGAGCGCTGGCTGGTTTCCTACGCTGACTTCATCACCTTGCTCTTTGCATTCTTCGTGGTGATGTACTCCATCTCTTCGATCAACGAAGGCAAGTACAAGATCCTCTCGGAGTCGCTGACCGGGGTATTCAACCAGCCGGATCGCTCGATCAAGCCGATTCCGGTCGGTGAGGAACGGCCGCGCACCAGCGAGCCGGACAACACCTCGATGGATGACCCGAGCTCGGACTCGACCCTGCAGAGTATCGCCTCCAGCGTGCGTGAGGCCTTTGGCGACCTGATCCAGAGCGATCAGCTGACCGTGCGCGGCAACGAGATGTGGATCGAGATCGAGCTCAGCTCCAGCCTGCTCTTTCCCAGCGGCGATGCGATTCCCAACAACCAGGCTTTCGATATTATCGAGAAGGTCGCCAAAATTCTGGCGCCTTACCAGAATCCGGTCAAGGTCGAGGGGTTCACCGATAACTTGCCGATCCAGACTGCCCAGTATCCGACCAACTGGGAGCTGTCTTCGGCGCGCGCCTCGAGCATCGTGCGTATGCTGGCTATGGATGGCGTCGACCCTTCGCGCCTGGCCGCAGTGGGGTATGGCGAATTCCAGCCGGTGGCCGACAATGCTACTGCAGAGGGTAGGGGGCGAAACCGTCGGGTCGTGCTAGTGATTTCCCGCAATCTCGACACGCGACGTGGCGCTGGCAGCGCCGCAACCCAGCAGTCCGATGCTGGCACGCAACCTGCACCGGTGTCTGCGTCGGGGGTTCCACAGTCGTGA
- a CDS encoding ParA family protein, with protein MKVWAVANQKGGVGKTTTSIALAGLLADAGKRVIVVDLDPHGSMTSYFGHDPDTLEHSCFDLFLHQGNVPQGLPKQLLHSTSHENISLLPSSTALATLERQSPGQNGLGLVIAKSLAQLWEDFDHAIIDSPPLLGVLMVNALAASQQLAIPVQTEFLAVKGLERMITTLAMINRSRKQALPYTIVPTLFDRRTQASMSTLRVLRNTYPEHLWPAYIPVDTRLRDASRAGRTPSQFDTNSRGVIAYRALLKHLLSHQPAAQVA; from the coding sequence ATGAAAGTCTGGGCAGTAGCCAATCAGAAGGGCGGGGTCGGCAAGACCACCACCTCCATCGCGCTGGCAGGCCTGTTGGCCGATGCCGGCAAGCGCGTGATCGTCGTCGATCTCGACCCGCATGGGTCGATGACCAGCTATTTCGGTCATGATCCCGATACGCTGGAGCACAGTTGCTTCGATCTGTTCCTGCATCAGGGCAATGTGCCGCAAGGGCTGCCCAAGCAGCTTTTGCACAGTACCAGCCACGAGAATATCTCGCTGCTGCCGTCGAGCACCGCGCTGGCCACGCTCGAGCGCCAGTCGCCGGGGCAGAACGGCCTGGGGCTGGTGATCGCCAAGAGCCTGGCGCAGCTGTGGGAGGACTTCGATCACGCCATCATCGACAGCCCGCCATTGCTCGGCGTACTGATGGTCAACGCCCTGGCGGCAAGCCAGCAACTGGCGATACCGGTGCAGACCGAATTCCTGGCGGTGAAAGGCCTGGAGCGCATGATCACCACGCTGGCGATGATCAACCGCTCGCGCAAACAGGCGCTGCCCTACACCATCGTACCGACGCTCTTCGACCGTCGTACCCAGGCGTCGATGAGCACGCTGCGGGTGCTGCGCAATACCTATCCCGAGCACTTGTGGCCGGCCTACATTCCGGTCGATACGCGCTTGCGCGACGCTAGTCGGGCTGGGCGCACGCCTTCGCAGTTCGATACGAACAGCCGTGGCGTCATCGCCTACCGGGCGCTGCTCAAGCATCTGCTCAGTCATCAGCCGGCGGCGCAGGTGGCTTGA
- a CDS encoding CheW domain-containing protein, which yields MSRNLATATRSQLALQSYLDGLLQEAAAELEMSVSLDEFEAAVLEEQVRDARLVEPVAPVAAPVALAVVVEPQVQVAVAPVELLAPVIEEAPPEVAILAELAPQPAALLADGRPTWAEEPFECLLFDVAGLTLAVPLICLGSIYPLEGQELTPLFGQPDWFLGILPSQAGNLKVLDTARWVMPDRYREDFREGLQYVISVQGYEWGLAVHQVSRSIRLDPSEVKWRSQRTQRPWLAGTVIEHMCALLDVAALAELIASGAAKRLNGGKVH from the coding sequence ATGAGTCGTAACCTCGCCACCGCCACGCGTTCCCAGCTGGCCCTGCAGTCCTATCTCGACGGGTTGCTGCAGGAGGCTGCTGCCGAGCTGGAAATGTCCGTCAGCTTGGACGAGTTCGAGGCCGCGGTGCTCGAGGAGCAGGTGCGCGATGCACGCCTGGTCGAGCCGGTCGCACCGGTCGCTGCGCCTGTTGCTCTCGCTGTGGTGGTCGAACCGCAGGTGCAGGTTGCCGTTGCGCCGGTGGAGTTGCTTGCGCCGGTGATCGAAGAGGCACCGCCGGAAGTTGCCATCCTTGCCGAGCTGGCGCCGCAACCGGCTGCCTTGCTGGCCGATGGTCGTCCGACCTGGGCCGAGGAGCCCTTCGAGTGCCTGTTGTTCGACGTGGCCGGGTTGACCCTGGCCGTGCCGCTGATTTGCCTGGGCTCGATCTATCCGCTCGAAGGCCAGGAGCTGACGCCGCTGTTCGGTCAGCCCGATTGGTTCCTGGGCATCCTGCCGAGCCAGGCCGGTAACCTGAAGGTGCTGGACACTGCGCGCTGGGTGATGCCCGATCGTTATCGCGAAGACTTCCGCGAAGGCCTGCAGTACGTGATTTCCGTGCAGGGCTACGAGTGGGGGTTGGCGGTGCATCAGGTCAGTCGCTCGATTCGCCTGGACCCCAGCGAGGTCAAGTGGCGCAGTCAGCGTACCCAGCGGCCCTGGCTGGCCGGTACGGTGATCGAGCACATGTGCGCGCTGCTCGATGTGGCAGCATTGGCCGAGCTGATCGCCAGCGGTGCGGCGAAACGCCTGAATGGCGGAAAAGTGCATTGA
- a CDS encoding chemotaxis protein CheW, whose amino-acid sequence MKKSSAQGAEDPILQWVTFRLDNETYGINVMQVQEVLRYTEIAPVPGAPSYVLGIINLRGNVVTVIDTRQRFGLGSAPVTDNTRIVIIEADKQVVGILVDSVAEVVYLRQSEIETAPNVGNDESAKFIQGVCNKNGELLILVELDKMMSEEEWSELESI is encoded by the coding sequence ATGAAGAAAAGTTCTGCACAAGGTGCCGAAGATCCGATTCTGCAGTGGGTGACCTTTCGCCTGGACAACGAGACCTACGGCATCAATGTGATGCAGGTGCAGGAAGTCCTGCGCTACACCGAGATCGCCCCGGTACCGGGTGCGCCGAGCTATGTGCTGGGCATCATCAACCTGCGTGGCAACGTGGTGACCGTGATCGATACTCGCCAGCGTTTCGGCCTGGGTTCGGCGCCGGTGACCGACAACACCCGTATCGTCATCATCGAAGCGGACAAGCAAGTGGTCGGCATCCTGGTCGACAGCGTGGCCGAAGTGGTCTACCTGCGTCAGTCCGAGATCGAGACCGCACCGAACGTCGGTAACGACGAGTCGGCCAAGTTCATCCAGGGCGTGTGCAACAAGAACGGCGAGCTGCTGATCCTGGTCGAGCTGGACAAGATGATGTCCGAGGAAGAGTGGTCGGAGCTGGAGAGCATCTGA
- a CDS encoding DUF2802 domain-containing protein, with translation MSEFAMLAAALAFVALLCVALGIVCNGLYRNQQRLLAEQAKRDAARDARIKELSKRLDTYLTGSIRMGEELHELRRVVAPLPDKVSQIEQRDPSSLSFTQAARLVGMGASVEDLTQSCGLSKAEAELISRLHKPKAGQAQ, from the coding sequence ATGTCCGAGTTTGCCATGCTCGCTGCGGCCCTGGCCTTCGTGGCCTTGCTATGCGTGGCACTGGGCATCGTTTGCAATGGCCTGTATCGCAACCAGCAGCGTCTGCTGGCCGAGCAGGCCAAGCGTGATGCCGCGCGCGATGCGCGGATCAAGGAGCTGAGCAAGCGCCTCGATACCTATCTGACCGGCAGTATCCGCATGGGTGAGGAGCTGCATGAGCTGCGCCGCGTGGTAGCACCGCTGCCAGATAAGGTCAGCCAGATCGAGCAGCGCGACCCCAGTAGCCTGTCCTTTACCCAGGCGGCGCGTCTGGTGGGCATGGGCGCCAGTGTCGAGGATCTGACCCAGTCCTGTGGCCTGAGCAAGGCCGAGGCGGAGCTGATCAGTCGTCTGCACAAACCCAAGGCGGGCCAGGCGCAATAA
- a CDS encoding EscU/YscU/HrcU family type III secretion system export apparatus switch protein translates to MSRKSQPEARQAIALNYDGQSAPVLSAKGDDELAEAILAIAREYEVPIYENAELVRLLARLELGDAIPEALYRCIAEIIAFAWYLQGKTPPGFEADAERDVTPPLPLLKGPAN, encoded by the coding sequence ATGAGCCGCAAATCGCAGCCCGAAGCCCGCCAGGCCATTGCCCTCAACTACGATGGTCAAAGCGCACCGGTACTGAGCGCCAAGGGGGACGACGAACTGGCCGAAGCTATCCTCGCCATCGCTCGCGAATACGAAGTGCCGATCTATGAGAACGCCGAACTGGTGCGTCTGTTGGCACGCCTGGAGTTGGGCGACGCGATTCCCGAAGCGCTGTATCGCTGCATCGCCGAAATCATCGCCTTCGCCTGGTACCTGCAGGGCAAGACCCCGCCTGGCTTCGAGGCAGACGCAGAACGCGACGTGACTCCGCCACTGCCCCTGCTCAAGGGACCGGCGAACTGA
- the fliK gene encoding flagellar hook-length control protein FliK has protein sequence MSEISSPRPLPPSAPVIRSTATAADMAVRLLQPLEGMLAAGESAKAEVVAVREQAQSFQLLLKLTLEGGKQATLQAESPRPLAQGSALVVTALSDTRLALALQAGGDKPLTSLDLQQLPPGTLVQGKVVSRDVLPPQGAQTIYRLVVNLLNTPLAGKQMALDSPLALPLGSLLSAQVQGSQSLAFLPLSGRLDQLVLGQQLAAQQNRQASLEGLFKGLQNLSGGDEALRGSIDKLLGALPDSTQLSTAKGLAQALESSGVLLEAKLLQGQTSALPHDLKANLLRLIAQLVPQLPGGSATLAGLQNALNQNLPNLARQLLGVNAAGTSRQQALTFPLPSRLLQNMDGEADLETLLKLAAAAVSRLQTHQLSSLAQTQVDANGNLLTTWQLELPMRHQHEVIPLQVKLQREDSGKPEKTEQKETLWRVELAFELDHLGPLQVRAQLLRGSLSSQLWAERAETTHLINAELGHLRERLQAAGLEVGELACSQGMPPQGLKTSLEQRWVDETA, from the coding sequence ATGAGCGAAATCAGCAGCCCACGTCCGCTTCCGCCTTCCGCACCGGTGATTCGCAGTACTGCGACCGCTGCCGATATGGCTGTGCGTCTGCTGCAGCCGTTGGAAGGCATGCTGGCAGCCGGCGAAAGCGCCAAGGCCGAAGTGGTCGCGGTTCGCGAGCAGGCGCAGAGCTTCCAGCTGCTGCTGAAACTGACGCTCGAAGGCGGCAAGCAGGCGACCCTGCAAGCCGAAAGCCCTAGGCCGCTGGCTCAAGGCAGCGCGCTGGTGGTCACAGCACTGTCCGACACCCGTCTGGCGCTGGCCCTGCAGGCTGGCGGTGACAAGCCGCTGACCAGCCTCGATCTGCAGCAGCTGCCGCCCGGAACCCTGGTCCAGGGCAAAGTCGTCAGCCGCGACGTTTTGCCGCCGCAAGGCGCGCAGACGATCTATCGCCTGGTGGTGAATCTGCTCAACACTCCGCTAGCCGGCAAGCAGATGGCGCTCGACAGCCCGCTCGCCTTGCCGCTCGGCAGCCTGCTCAGCGCTCAGGTTCAAGGCAGCCAGAGCCTCGCTTTCCTGCCGCTCAGTGGCCGCCTCGATCAACTGGTGTTGGGTCAGCAGCTTGCCGCACAGCAGAACCGCCAGGCTTCGCTGGAAGGTTTGTTCAAGGGCCTGCAGAACCTGAGTGGCGGCGATGAGGCGCTACGGGGCAGCATCGACAAACTGCTCGGTGCACTGCCCGACAGCACCCAGCTCAGCACTGCCAAGGGCCTGGCACAGGCACTGGAAAGCAGCGGCGTACTGCTCGAGGCCAAGCTGCTGCAGGGCCAGACCAGCGCCTTGCCACACGACCTGAAAGCCAATCTGCTGAGACTGATCGCTCAATTGGTGCCGCAGCTGCCTGGTGGCAGCGCTACCCTCGCTGGCCTGCAGAATGCGCTCAACCAGAATCTGCCCAACCTCGCCCGACAACTGCTCGGCGTCAACGCGGCCGGCACGTCTCGTCAGCAGGCGCTGACCTTTCCCCTGCCCTCACGCCTGCTGCAGAACATGGATGGCGAGGCCGACCTGGAAACCCTGCTGAAACTCGCTGCAGCAGCCGTTTCACGACTGCAGACCCACCAGCTGTCGAGCCTGGCGCAAACCCAGGTGGATGCCAACGGCAATCTGCTGACCACATGGCAGCTAGAGCTGCCCATGCGCCATCAGCACGAAGTGATTCCCCTGCAAGTCAAATTGCAGCGCGAAGACAGCGGCAAACCAGAGAAAACGGAACAGAAGGAAACGCTCTGGCGCGTGGAGCTAGCCTTCGAACTCGATCATCTCGGCCCCTTGCAGGTACGCGCCCAACTGCTGCGTGGCAGTCTGTCCAGCCAACTGTGGGCCGAGCGTGCCGAGACCACCCACCTGATCAATGCCGAACTGGGTCACCTGCGTGAACGCCTGCAAGCCGCCGGGCTGGAAGTCGGAGAGCTGGCCTGCAGCCAGGGCATGCCACCGCAGGGACTGAAAACCTCGTTGGAACAACGCTGGGTGGATGAAACCGCATGA
- the ccmA gene encoding cytochrome c biogenesis heme-transporting ATPase CcmA, translating to MTRPVPLLEAVALSCERDWRMLFEQLHFALQPGDMLQISGPNGSGKTSLLRLIAGLRQPTSGDILLQGQALAEQRSELARNLLWIGHAAGIKGLLSAEENLAWLCALHRPASREAIWQALEAVGLRGFEDVPCHTLSAGQQRRVALARLYLEDTPPLWVLDEPFTALDKSGVAQLEAHLAAHCEGGGVVVLTTHHSLQRTPATYRDLDLGQYAA from the coding sequence ATGACCCGTCCCGTTCCTCTTCTCGAAGCCGTGGCGCTCAGCTGTGAGCGGGACTGGCGCATGCTCTTCGAGCAGTTGCATTTCGCCCTGCAACCAGGCGACATGCTGCAGATCAGCGGCCCCAATGGCAGCGGCAAGACCAGCCTGCTGCGTCTGATCGCCGGTCTGCGTCAACCGACCTCCGGCGACATTCTCCTACAGGGCCAGGCTCTGGCCGAGCAGCGCAGTGAGCTGGCGCGCAACCTCCTGTGGATTGGCCATGCCGCCGGTATCAAGGGGCTGTTGAGTGCCGAGGAGAACCTGGCGTGGCTCTGCGCCCTACATCGTCCGGCGAGCCGCGAGGCGATCTGGCAGGCGCTGGAGGCGGTCGGCTTGCGCGGTTTCGAGGACGTTCCCTGTCACACCCTGTCGGCTGGCCAGCAGCGCCGTGTGGCCTTGGCGCGCCTGTATCTGGAGGACACGCCACCGTTATGGGTGCTCGATGAGCCGTTCACCGCGCTGGACAAGAGCGGCGTGGCGCAACTCGAGGCGCACCTGGCTGCTCACTGCGAGGGTGGCGGTGTAGTGGTGCTGACCACCCACCATAGCCTGCAACGCACGCCGGCCACCTATCGCGACCTGGACCTGGGGCAGTACGCAGCATGA